The genomic window TGGAAAACCCCGTTTTGATGTTGGCAGAATAAGTCAAATCAAATCAGATATTTTTGAGAAAGCCCCGCCAATTTGGTGGGGCTTCCTATTTTTACACTCGATTGAACTCCTTCCTTCACACACCGCTCAATTACGTCAAGGGAATTGGCCCCGCCAAAGCCGAATTGTTGGCAACAGAGCTTAACATACGCACTGTTGAGGATTTGCTTCAGCATTACCCTTTTCGGTATGTAGATCGATCGAAGGTTTACCCGATCGGTCAACTGCGCGAAACGATCGACTTTGTCCAAATCAAAGGAGTTTTGGGAACGCTAACAGAAGAGGGAGTGGGCAAAGCCAAAAGACTCCGGTCATCGCTTAGAGATGAGACAGGGCTGGTCGAGTTCATCTGGTTTAAAGGATTGAAGTGGATTAAGGAAAATCTAAAGCCTGGTAAACAGTACGTGGCTTTTGGAAAAGTCGCACTTTACAAGGGCAGGCCTTCCATGCCACACCCCGAATTGGAGTTATCTGATGAGGTAAAGATATCCGATGGCTACCTCCAGCCCATTTATAGCTCGACTGAGAAATTAACCAAGCGCGGCATGAGCTCCAAAGGCTTTGAGAAAGCCATCCGAAGTGTTTTAACCAGACCTGATTTCGGTTGGCCCGAAACACTCTCCGAAGGAATTCGTGAAGAATTAAAACTCGTCACCAAGAAGCAGGCAATTCAACTTATTCATCTTCCGCGAAACTCGAATGACACGACTCACGCCCGTAGACGGTTAAAGTTTGAGGAACTGTTTTTTATTCAACTGGAGCTTCTGCTTAAAAAGGATGTTCACGCTAAGCAAATTCGCGGTTTCATTTTCGAATCGGTAGGCGACTACTTCAATACCTTTTACGAAAAGTACCTACCCTTCGAATTGACTGGAGCACAAAAGCGAGTGCTGAAAGAAATTAGAAGGGATTTTGGCTCAGGTCGTCAAATGAATCGGCTCCTCCAAGGTGATGTTGGAAGCGGCAAGACCATGGTATCAGCCCTCGCGGCCTTGATGGCCATTGACAATGGATTCCAAGCTTCGGTGATGGCGCCGACGGAGATTTTGGCCAACCAACATTTCGAGACTTTTTCGGAAATGCTCAATCCCTTGGGATTGCGGGTTGAAATTCTAACGGGTTCTACCAAAACAGCCAAGCGCCGAGAAATCCACGCCGGACTCATGTCGGGACAGGTTCACCTTTTGGTGGGTACACATGCCCTACTCGAAGACAAAGTGCAATTCAAGAATATTGGCCTAGCTGTCATTGATGAGCAACACCGATTCGGTGTAGCCCAACGGGCCAAGCTTTGGCGAAAAAATACCCAGCCACCTCACATCTTGGTAATGACGGCTACGCCAATTCCCAGAACTTTGGCAATGACGCTTTATGGTGATTTGGAGGTGAGCGTTATCGATGAGCTCCCGCCCGGACGAAAACCCGTTGATACAAGCCATGTTTTTGACAATGCTCGAATCAAGATTTTCGGCTTTATGGAAGATCAGATACGCCGTGGAAGGCAGATTTATGTGGTCTATCCACTGATCGAAGAATCCTCCACACTTGACCTAAAAGATTTGATGGATGGGTACGAAAGTATCGAGCGACGCTTCCCCAAACCCGATTACCAGATCAGTGTGGTGCATGGAAGGATGAAGCCTAAGGACAAGGATTTCGAAATGAACCGCTTTGCTGAAGGTAAAACCCAAATAATGGTCGCTACTACGGTGATTGAAGTGGGAGTCAACGTACCCAATGCCTCCGTTATGGTGATTGAAAGTGCCCAGCGATTTGGGCTTTCGCAGCTTCATCAGCTCAGAGGCCGTGTGGGAAGAGGAGCGGAGAAGTCTTATTGCATTCTCGTTACGGATAAGAAAGTTAGCAACGAAGCTCGCAAGCGAATGCGAACGATGGTGGAGACGAACGATGGCTTTCGGATTTCTGAAGTGGATCTCGAATTGCGCGGGCCCGGCGACTTGATGGGTACACGGCAGAGTGGTGATCTGGATCTAAACTTAGCCAATCTTGCGACCGATGGAAAGATTTTGGCTTTTGCCAGAAATGTAGCAATCGACTTGCTTGATGAAGATCCCGAGCTCAAACTCGAAAAGAACGTAAACATCCTTCGTCGAGCGAAAGAGGTCATCTTTAATAAGCCCAATTGGAGCAGGATTTCCTAGGGTTAAATTTTTAGTTTTGTCGGTTAAACTTTTGCGTGAATGAAAGTCTCATATAATTGGCTCAAGAACTACCTTTCCTTCGATTTATCTCCTGAAGAAGTCTCTGAAATTCTAACGGATACAGGTTTGGAAATTGAGAAACTCGAGCCCTTCGAATCGGTGCCTGGAGGACTGAAAGGTGTGGTCGTTGGTCATGTTACCGAAGCGGTTCAGCATCCCAATGCCGATAAGCTAAAGGTGACCAAAGTGGATGTGGGAACAGGACAGTTGCTCAACATCGTTTGTGGGGCGCCAAATGTGGCTCAAGGCCAAAAAGTACTTGTAGCTACTGTTGGCACAACCTTGATGCCCGAACCAGACAAGCCTTTTAAGATAAAGAAGGCAAAGATTCGAGGGGAGGAAAGTTTTGGGATGATTTGCGCTGAAGATGAGCTGGGCATTGGCGAAAGCCACGATGGAATCATGGTGCTGCCTGAAGATACATCTGTTGGAGAAGCAGCAGCTGATATTCTTGAGGTAGAAAATGACTATGTTTTTGAAATTGGCTTAACGCCAAACAGAACTGATGCATTTGGTCACTACGGGGTAGCACGAGACTTGGCGGCGCGCCTGAGTTTGAAAAACAAAGTAAGAGCGACCCTTCCCGAAGTCAAAGTCGACATTGCTGATGGAAATCCCATAATCGTGAAAATCGAAGATGCCGATGGCTGCGGTCAATATGCGGGTCTTTATATTGAAAGCGTGAAAGTGGAGCCATCTCCCGGGTGGTTGCAAAACCGGTTGAGAGCCATCGGACTTCAACCCATTAACACAGTGGTAGATGTGACGAACTACGTGCTTCACGAATTGGGTCATCCGCTCCATGCTTTTGATGCCGATAAGATTGACGGAAATACTGTCTTCGTGAAAACGCTTCCTGAAGGAACTAAATTTAAAACTCTCGACGAGTTAGAGCGAAATCTCTCTTCTGAAGACCTGATGATTTGCGATGCCAAAGGCGGACTTTGTATCGCCGGGGTTTTTGGAGGCATAGGGTCAGGAGTCAGCGAAGAAACCACGAATGTCTTTTTAGAGAGTGCTTGGTTTAATCCGTCTCGAGTGAGAAAAACGGCCAAGCGTCACGCTTTGAATACCGATGCCTCTTTTCGCTACGAGCGGGGAGTTGACCATGAGATGACTCTTTTCGCATTGAAACGAGCGGCTCAGCTTATTCAAGAATTAGCAGGTGGAACAGTTCGCGGACCCATCAACCATGAGTTGACCAAGCTACCTGAGCAAAGCGAAATCAGCATTACACTCAAAAGAATCAACGACCTCTGCGGTGCAAATATATCCGCCGAAGAGTTGGAGAATATTCTGTCTTCTCTTGATTTTGAATTTGAAAAGTCGGGAGAGTGGTATCAGCTTAAAGTACCATCCTATCGTGTGGATGTGACACGCGAGGCAGACGTGGTAGAAGAGGTGCTGAGAATCTATGGCTACAATGCCATTGCTTTACCCGAAAGGATGTCGATTTCGGTGAGTATTCCACAAAAACCCGAGCCCAACCAGGTGATGCAGTCATTGGCAAATTCCCTTTCTGCAAGAGGGTTTTCTGAGATCATGTCAAACGGATTGACTGAATCGGCCAAGATTCAAAAAGTGGTAGGAGAAGAGCTGGCCAAAGATTTGGTAGCCATGCTAAATCCCTTGAGTATGGAATTGGATGTGCTAAGACCGACCTTGGCCATCAGCTCATTGGAATCCATTTCTTATAACCTGAATCGGCAAGCCGAACGATTGATGTTTTACGAAATTGGTACGGCCTATCAAAAAGCAGAAAAAGCCTACAAGGAGACGTTGACCCTTTCCATTGCTTTGGTTGGTGATCGCTTTCGCGAAAGCTGGAACAACCAAGGTCAACCTTTTTCATACTCGGACCTTTCGGGTGAGGTAAAAGGCGTTTTTGAAATCATGGGAATTACCGATTTAAAAGCAGAATCAGGAACGCATTCCTTTATGACGGATGTCACTGTGCTGAAAAAGGGAGAGAAACCTTTTGCTTCTTTTGGTGTGGTGAGCCCTAGGGCATTGAAAACCTACGGGATCAAAAAACCTGTTCTTTTTGCAGAGATTGACCTCACCGCTTCCTTGCGCAAGATGAAACACGCCACCAAAACGGTGGACGACTTACCGAAATTTCCCACCGTTCGGCGCGACTTATCGCTTCTGCTCAACAAGAATATTCCTTTTGCTGAAATTGAGAAATTGGCTTTTGCGAAAGCCGGAAATATGCTGAAAGAAGTTGGTCTGTTTGATGTTTACGAAGGAAAAAATTTGCCGGAAGGCAAGAAGAGTTATGCCATTTCATTCACCTTGAGGGATGAAAAGAAAACGCTGACCGACAAGAAAATAGAACAAACCATGGCTCAAATTCAGAGCGAACTGGAAACAGCATTGGGAGCGGAGTTAAGATGATCCACAAGATTTATTATCACAGTCTGCGTTTTGTAGTAAGACTTGCCATTAAGCTCTTCTATCGGCGGATAGAGATTCAAGGAATAGAGAATATTCCTGAAGAAGGCCCTGTTCTTTTGGCACCAAACCATCAGAATGCATTCATAGATGCACTGTTGCCGGCAACACTTTTTCCGCGCACCATTCATTTCTTAGTGAGAGCTGATGTCTTTAAATCTAACCTGGCAAGGAAGTTTTTTAACTCGATCCAAATGATGCCTGTTTACCGTCAGCGAGATGGTGTTCAAAATTTGGCCAAGAATGAGGAGACCTTCCGTCAGTGTCACGAAATTCTGCGTCGAGGGGAAGTGTTGTTGCTTTTTCCGGAAGCTACGCACGAAGGCGTTCGTAAACTGAGACCACTCAGTAAAGGCTTCACGAGAATACTATTTGGCGCTTTGCAAGATGGTCATGAGGATTTGGATATCAAGGTGGTTCCCACGGGCTTGAATTACAGCAATTATAGTGATTCTCAGTCGAGAGTCTTGATAAGTTACGGCAAGCCTATTTCCGTGCAAGACTACAAGGCTCAGATTGCAGAGAATGAGGCGCGCGCTATGAATGCGCTGAGAGAGAAAGTATTTGAGGAACTGGCAGAAGAAATTATCCACATTGAAGGTAAAAATGCCATGAAGGCTTTCGATGTGGAGCTCGAGCGTATCCTTCCCTTTTATGCTGATTCCAGGACGGGCTACAGCAGCCGTAAGTCGGGCAATCCATTTTACAAATCGCGAGAGGCAGCATTACAGCAAACAGCTGCTGACAGTAGCTATTTTCGCCGAATATTCATTTACGATTCAGAAATGGGTAAGCGAAAATTGCAGGCGCCATTCTTCTATATCAATAGAAGAGATGCGGGTTATTGGGTCATTCAAAATATCTTTTTGTTAATCGCTCTCCCTTTATTTTTACTCTCTTGGGTTTTACACGCTCCGTCTTATTTTACCGTGAAGGCGCTATTGGGAAAGTATGTAAAGGATCGTCAGTTTCACAGTTCGATTAAGCTTGTGGGCATGCTGATACTGTTCCCTCTTTTTGGTCTTATTTTTTCAATTGTCTTTGGCATTTGCTATGGAAAGCCGCTGTTAGTAATACCGTCGGTTTTGTTGTTCTTTCCGCTGAGCGTTTTTATCATCCGAGAGCTTCGGTTGCCCTACCGTTATTGCCTTACCTTTTGGCGAATGACTTTTATTCGTTGGAAAAACAAAGATTTGTACCGCTATCTGAACCGAATCGAGGAGGACATTCTCGAAAATATCGACTCTCATGAAAATCATTTTCGCAACAAACAATCCCAATAAGCTAGCTGAGATTCAAAACGCTCTAGGTGATGATTTTGAGTTGGTTTCTCTAAAAGATATTGGCTTCGAAGGTGAGATTCCTGAAACGGGAAGAACCCTCGAGGCAAATGCCCTACAGAAAGCCACCTATATCTACGATCGCTATAAAGTTCCCGTTTTTGCTGATGACACGGGTTTGGAAGTCGCCTGTCTGAATGGCTTGCCGGGAGTAGATACAGCGCATTATTCGGGGAGCCGAGATGCTGATGCCAATATGCAGAAGCTATTGAGCGAGATGCGGTTTCATGATGATCGATCGGCTGCTTTTAAAACAATCATCGCATTCATTACTGAGGAGGACAAAAAGTTGTTTTCAGGAGAAATTCAAGGCCAAATTGCAAAAGCGAAAAGCGGGGATAGCGGCTTTGGCTATGACCCTGTTTTTGTACCCGAAGGTGAATCACGAACTTTTGCCGAGATGACGATGGATGAGAAGAAGCAGAAAAATCACCGCGTCAGGGCGCTGAAAAAATTTACGGATTATCTGAAAGGGACTTATTGATTACTTGCTGACTCGATCATCAGGTCGATCAATTCAGCTTTGCCGATCCCTATGGCGGCCGCCTGCTGCGGTACCAAACTCGTTTCGGTCATTCCGGGAACGGTGTTTATTTCGATGACATGAAACACGCCCTCCACAAGTTTGTAGTCTATTCTGATCACCCCTTTGCATTCAAATGACCTTGCTATATCTTCAGAGGTAGATCGACAAGTTTCGTAGAGATCTTTTGGTAGTTGTGCGGGTGTGATTTCCTTGGTTTGATCCAGACTGTATTTTGCTTCGTAATCAAAGAACTCTCTTTCCGTGGTGATCTCTGTTACAGCCAAAGCCTGGTAGTTTTCTTTGCCACAAATTACTCCACAAGTAAACTCTCTTCCGTCCAGAAACTCTTCGATCAATATCGCCGAATTTTCGCGGTAAGCCTTTTCTACCGAAGCTTCTAGTTCTTCGGCTTTGGAGACTTTTGAGATTCCCAAGCTCGATCCACCCTGATTTGGCTTAACGAAGACTGGTAATTTTAGCCGATTCAAAACTTCGTTTCTGTCGAACTTAGCGGGAGTTTGGATCAGCATTCCCTTGGCAGTATGAAAACCTCGCTCATTTAGCACATCATTGGTGTAGCGCTTATTAAATGTTAATGCCAAGTTGAGTACGCTTCCGGTTGTATATGGCATGTCGATCATATCGAAGTATCCCTGCAGAAGACCATCTTCACCGGGAGTTCCATGGACGATTACCAGACAGATTTCCGGACGAATCCGTTTGCCATTGAGTTCAAACGAAAAGTCTTTGGTATCAATCGGTTTTCTGCTATCGTCGACAAGAGTATACCAATTTGACTTTTCAATCACCATTTGAAAAGGCGTGTACTTCTCACGATCAATATTGTTGAGAAGCATTTGTGCTGATTTCATGGATACAACGGCCTCTCCCGAGTACCCACCGCAAACGATGCCAATAGTTTTTTTCATATTCTTAGGGTGAAGTTATACTCGCGGATGGATTTACTCACAGGCTTTTCCTCAAAGTTTGAACATGTTTTTTCTCATAACCCGTTCTCGGAAGTAATAGGACTGTATCAGTAACGTTTATTCCCGGTAGGTTCTTGCTATCTTTGCCGGCAATTGTATCCTTAATGAAAGGAATTATTCGATTTATCAGTAGTGGAAGGGTTTGGATGAATATCCTTCTAATCACCATTTTTATTTCGTTGGTGGTCTTTTTGACCATGCAGTGGCTTGGTATGTATACCATGCATGGTGAGTCTATGAGTGTGCCCGATATAAAAGGGAGATCGATTGAAAATATTGAGACCCTCCTATCCAATATTGATATGACTTATGAGGTGACCGATAGTATTTACACCGACGAATATCCAAGAGGGACTGTAGTCTCACAAAATCCAAAGTCAGGCAAGCAAGTAAAAAAGGGTCGGACGGTATATCTTACCATCAATAGTATTCTGCCCGAGATGGCCGAAGCTCCTGATTTGATTGGGAAGTCAAAACGCATTGCAGTACCGATATTAGAAATATCAGGTTTGAAGTTGATCTCACTAAAATACCGACCTGACGAATCATGTACGGACTGTGTGGTGGGCTTGGAGTACAAGGGTAAGAGAGTTGAGCCGGGCGATAAAATTCGAAAAGGTGAAGGTGTTGTTCTGATACTTGGGCAAACCTCAGATGTTCCCACTTCCGCACCTGATCTGCTTGGGCTCACGTATGCCGAAGCTTACGAGTTGATTATCTCTTCTTCTTTGAATGTCGGAAGCATATTGTCTTGTGCGGGTTGTGAAACGGCCAATGACACTTCAGCAGCTTTTGTTGTGAATCAAAGACCTCAGAGAAATGAAATGATTAACCTAGGTACTTTTGTTGATCTTTATCTGACTACTGATACCTCAATGGTGATAGACTTTAAAACAGCCATAGACACGATTCCTGATGAATTCGAATAAGTTATTTTTTCTCTTCCTCTTGTTTTTGCCTTTCCGGATGGTAGCGCAAGAAATGATCTATCCGGCCACCATTATTACAGAAAAGGCTGTTGCCAAAAAGCGCGTTGCCAAATATGAAGCAAAGGATGATGCCTTGGTTGAGCTTCCCTTTGTAGATGATTTCAGCACAGATTATTTTCCCGGCAATGAGGAGGAAAACCCCATACTTTGGGAAAATCGATATGCGACTTTGAACAATGGCTTACCGCTTAATGCTCCGACTGTCGGTGTTGTAAGCTTTGATGGGACCGATGAGGTAGGTTATCCTTATTCTTTTGATTCGGGATCGGGTCCTGCAGATACACTCACGACTTGTCCTATTAATCTGGACTACGATATAGACGATGGGATCGGCCTTAGTTTTTACTACCAGCCCAAAGGGATAACTTTTTTTCCTCCCAATGCCTCCAATGACTCTTTGATACTGGAGTTCTTCGCTCCTGAATTGGATGAATGGTTTTGGGTTTGGTCAACGATCGATGTTTCCAATACCGATGAATTTACCTTCGTCTATATTCCTATTACCAATACACGTTACCTCAAAGAGGGCTTCAAGTTTCGCTTTAGAAACATAGCCTTTCTCCAAGGTCTGTACAGCGTTTGGAATGTAGATTACGTTTGGCTTGACCAAAACAATATCAACGATGATCCCATTGTGAACGATGTCGCTTTTGTAAACGGTCCCATTTCTTTCCTTCAGGATTATTCGGCTATGCCTCTACCGCATTATGCTGAGAGTCCGGCCGATAGAATGCTCGAAGAGGTTGAGGTTCTGTTTAGAAATTTGAATGATGGACCGAGGACATTGGAAGGAAATGAAATCGTTGTCTCGCATGAAGGTACGGTAACGGATGTATTGCAAAATTTCAATGAGCCGCCTATTGCAGCTCAGAGTACCGCTGATTACACCCATCAGCTTGACGATGATGGGAGCCAGTATGTTTACGATACTTCACTAGAAGATGAGGAGTTGATTTTAGATGTGAGCATAGACCTTGGTACGGCAGATTTTGGCCCAACGGCTAGCAATAACTCATTTAAGTTTAAGCAAACCTTCTTCACCCACTATTCATACGATGATGGTTCTGCTGAGGCGGGATATGCTGTAGCAGGCAGTGGGTCAAGATTGGCTTTGAAGTACACAAACTTTAAGTCAGATTCAGTTTGGGCGCTTCGAATTTATACCATGCCTATTGGTATTAACTACGAAAACACTCCGTTTACTATCAAAATTTGGGAAGACAACGCAGGTGTACCCGGAGCAGAGCTGGCCTCAACCCAGCATGAGTTCACTTATGGCCAAAATGAGTACCAAGAGCAGATAATTTATCAATTTGAAGAGCCTGTTTTTATCCCTTCGGGAACCTTCTTTATCGGATATCAGCAGTCTTCACAATCATCCGGTCTTCGCACAGGGCTTGACTTAAACACGAGCGGGAATGAAGGCAATCTTTATTTCAATGACGGAAACGGTTGGGAATTAACGCTTGCGGCGGCTGAAGCTTCTACAATGATGCACCCTATGTTTACTACTGAAGGTTACAAAGATATCGTTGCTTCTACAAGCCAACAAAACGCTATCCCTGGTCTACGCATTTATCCGAATCCGGCAAGTCAGTGGGTAGTGATAGAGTCTGAAACGCAGAATATTTTAAATGTCTCGATTTTTGATTTAAGCGGAAGATTGATTGATCAAAACCAAGTGACCAATACGCTTGATGTTTCCGGACTATTACCGGGAATTTACCTGCTGCAAGTTGCCGACTCTCAAGGGCGCCAAAGCGTAAAGAAACTTTCCATTGAGCGATAACGAAATAGAATACACCGAAAGCGATGAAGAGCTTTTTGAGCACTACCGCATTCAGGCTGACCCGGGTCAGGAGCCTCTTCGAATAGATAAGTTCTTGATGGACAGGATTCCGAATACGTCGAGAACGAAGCTTCAGGATGCTGCCATAGAAGGTAATATTCGGGTGAATGATCAGAAGGTGAAGGCGAACTACAAGGTGAAGCCTGACGACGATATCTCCATAGTGCTTCCGTATCCGAAAAGAGAAATAGAGCTTATTCCGCAGGATATTCCTTTGGAGATTCTGTATGAAGATGATCATATGATCATTGTCAATAAGGCTGCAAATATGGTGGTACATCCCGGCTATGGAAACTACACGGGCACCATGGTAAATGCTTTAATCCATCATTTTGACAATTTGCCCGAGGCAAAGGGTGCGATTCCCGGGAGGCCCGGATTGGTGCATAGACTCGATAAGAATACGACCGGTGTCATGGTGATTGCGAAGACTGAAAGAGCGCTGACCAACTTGTCGCTTCAGTTTTTTGAGCGTACTATCGATCGCCGCTACGTGGCACTAGCTTGGGGTGACATCGAAGAAGACGGGATGATAGAAGGTCATATTGGTCGCTCACTCAAAAACCGAAAGGTGATGACCGTATTTCCTGAAGGAGAATATGGGAAAGAAGCTAGGACGAGATACAAAGTACTGGAGCGATTGACTTACGTTACCCTGGTAGAGTGCAAACTAGAAACAGGGCGAACTCACCAAATTCGAGCGCATTTCCAGCACATCAATCATCCTCTCTTCAATGACCCCGAATATGGCGGAAATAAGATTCTGAAAGGAACGCAGTTCAGTAAGTACAAGCAATTTGTAATGAACAACTTCGACCTGCTTCCAAGGCAGGCCTTGCACGCGCGAAAGCTAGAGCTCACGCATCCTCATACGGGTGAGCGAATGAACTTCGAATCAGATATTCCTGCAGACTTATCAGCAGTGCTAGAACGATGGAGAAACTATATTAGTCACCGTTAGATTCGAGCCAGCTTTTTACCGTTTCAGCTCTTCTCACCTTTCCCGATTCTGTATAGAGAAATTTTTCTAAATGGATGATTTCCTTGGGCTTTTGGTAAACACTCGAAAAGGCAATATCATCCAGCTTGATTTCTTTTTTGCCTTCTATGAATAGGGCTACTTTTTGACCTAGTAATGAATTGGGTATCCCACTCACGAAGAAGCGAGAATCGATTTTTGGGCTCAAAAGTTTTTCCACCTCTTCGGGAATGACTTTTACGCCACCGGAGTTGATGAGATTGTCAATCCGCCCAAGCCATTTGAACCCTTCTTCGGTCAACTCTATCAAGTCATTGGTAACCAGATCGTTTTTTGTAATTCCTGATCGATTAATGATGAGACAACCTCTTTCATCAGTGCTAATTCTTGCATCCGGCAGCACTTTATAGATTGTCGTGTCTTCACTATTTATTTTGCTCAAGGCAAAATGGGTTAATGTTTCAGCCATACCAAAGCCTACGTAAAAATGTGGGTTCAGTTGTAGAAGTTGAGCCCTAAGCTCACTTAAAACTTCTCCACCACCAAGCAAGACTGTCTCGACCTTGTCAAAGGCTTCGGGAGATTCTCCCAAAATTGATTTCACTTGGTGGGGAGTCATCGGAACGAATGAAATCAATTCATTTAAGTCTTTTAGAGGATTGGCTTTTGGCGCGACTGTTGAGAGATTATAGCCGCCGATAATGGCTCTCACCACCATTAGTTTTGCAGCTACATAATTGAGCGGGAGAGAGAGTAACGACTTACTTTTAGGATTTAAGCCAAAATATTCATTTGTAACCGAGGCACTTTGAATCAATGCCGATTTCGGAAATTCCAAACTCTTAGGATTGCCCGTCGAACCCGATGTTTGAATGAAAATGGTTTCTGATTCATCAAAGAGGTCGATGCAGTAAGAAATAATCTCCATCTCGAATTGATCTTGGCCCTCGATCTGATTGAGCTCATTGCTCTCTATGAATCGTCCGTTGAGACGAACTCCTTGATATTTTGAAAAGGGGGTCAAAGGTTTGGTGGAAGCTTCCATTCTTCATTTTGGAGGTAGTGAAGATACTGCCCGCGAATAGATAGTGGCGATGGAATATTGTTTGTATAAAGTTGTCCCGTTCCTAGGCCTTGCGGTAATTCAGACTGATACATGGCAGTAAATTGAGCGATGGCATTGAGCCCGATATTCGATTCCAAAGCTGACGTAATCCACCAATATGCTCCGATCTTACTCGCTGATTTGATCCACTTCTCGGTCATTTGCAGTCCTCCTACAAGACCTGGTTTAATCACGATGGCTTGGGGTCGAATGGTTTCGAGCATGCGGCCCATCTCGGTCATCGATGTTACTCCGATAAGTTCTTCATCAAGGGCAATATCCAATGGTGTGCTTTCGCAGAGCCTTGCCATTTCCTCCCATTGTTTTTGCCTGATTGGCTGTTCAATGCTATGGAGGTTAAAATCTGAAAGGCGCTTCAATTTTTCCAAAGCTTCTTCGGGTGAAAATGCTCCGTTGGCATCTACTCTTAACTCAATTTCGTCAGGTGAATATTCGTTTCTGATCGCGCGCAACAGCTCAATCTCATCGTCGAAATTA from Cryomorphaceae bacterium 1068 includes these protein-coding regions:
- the pheT gene encoding phenylalanine--tRNA ligase subunit beta, with amino-acid sequence MKVSYNWLKNYLSFDLSPEEVSEILTDTGLEIEKLEPFESVPGGLKGVVVGHVTEAVQHPNADKLKVTKVDVGTGQLLNIVCGAPNVAQGQKVLVATVGTTLMPEPDKPFKIKKAKIRGEESFGMICAEDELGIGESHDGIMVLPEDTSVGEAAADILEVENDYVFEIGLTPNRTDAFGHYGVARDLAARLSLKNKVRATLPEVKVDIADGNPIIVKIEDADGCGQYAGLYIESVKVEPSPGWLQNRLRAIGLQPINTVVDVTNYVLHELGHPLHAFDADKIDGNTVFVKTLPEGTKFKTLDELERNLSSEDLMICDAKGGLCIAGVFGGIGSGVSEETTNVFLESAWFNPSRVRKTAKRHALNTDASFRYERGVDHEMTLFALKRAAQLIQELAGGTVRGPINHELTKLPEQSEISITLKRINDLCGANISAEELENILSSLDFEFEKSGEWYQLKVPSYRVDVTREADVVEEVLRIYGYNAIALPERMSISVSIPQKPEPNQVMQSLANSLSARGFSEIMSNGLTESAKIQKVVGEELAKDLVAMLNPLSMELDVLRPTLAISSLESISYNLNRQAERLMFYEIGTAYQKAEKAYKETLTLSIALVGDRFRESWNNQGQPFSYSDLSGEVKGVFEIMGITDLKAESGTHSFMTDVTVLKKGEKPFASFGVVSPRALKTYGIKKPVLFAEIDLTASLRKMKHATKTVDDLPKFPTVRRDLSLLLNKNIPFAEIEKLAFAKAGNMLKEVGLFDVYEGKNLPEGKKSYAISFTLRDEKKTLTDKKIEQTMAQIQSELETALGAELR
- the recG gene encoding ATP-dependent DNA helicase RecG is translated as MRKPRQFGGASYFYTRLNSFLHTPLNYVKGIGPAKAELLATELNIRTVEDLLQHYPFRYVDRSKVYPIGQLRETIDFVQIKGVLGTLTEEGVGKAKRLRSSLRDETGLVEFIWFKGLKWIKENLKPGKQYVAFGKVALYKGRPSMPHPELELSDEVKISDGYLQPIYSSTEKLTKRGMSSKGFEKAIRSVLTRPDFGWPETLSEGIREELKLVTKKQAIQLIHLPRNSNDTTHARRRLKFEELFFIQLELLLKKDVHAKQIRGFIFESVGDYFNTFYEKYLPFELTGAQKRVLKEIRRDFGSGRQMNRLLQGDVGSGKTMVSALAALMAIDNGFQASVMAPTEILANQHFETFSEMLNPLGLRVEILTGSTKTAKRREIHAGLMSGQVHLLVGTHALLEDKVQFKNIGLAVIDEQHRFGVAQRAKLWRKNTQPPHILVMTATPIPRTLAMTLYGDLEVSVIDELPPGRKPVDTSHVFDNARIKIFGFMEDQIRRGRQIYVVYPLIEESSTLDLKDLMDGYESIERRFPKPDYQISVVHGRMKPKDKDFEMNRFAEGKTQIMVATTVIEVGVNVPNASVMVIESAQRFGLSQLHQLRGRVGRGAEKSYCILVTDKKVSNEARKRMRTMVETNDGFRISEVDLELRGPGDLMGTRQSGDLDLNLANLATDGKILAFARNVAIDLLDEDPELKLEKNVNILRRAKEVIFNKPNWSRIS
- the rdgB gene encoding RdgB/HAM1 family non-canonical purine NTP pyrophosphatase: MKIIFATNNPNKLAEIQNALGDDFELVSLKDIGFEGEIPETGRTLEANALQKATYIYDRYKVPVFADDTGLEVACLNGLPGVDTAHYSGSRDADANMQKLLSEMRFHDDRSAAFKTIIAFITEEDKKLFSGEIQGQIAKAKSGDSGFGYDPVFVPEGESRTFAEMTMDEKKQKNHRVRALKKFTDYLKGTY
- a CDS encoding D-alanine--D-alanine ligase; protein product: MKKTIGIVCGGYSGEAVVSMKSAQMLLNNIDREKYTPFQMVIEKSNWYTLVDDSRKPIDTKDFSFELNGKRIRPEICLVIVHGTPGEDGLLQGYFDMIDMPYTTGSVLNLALTFNKRYTNDVLNERGFHTAKGMLIQTPAKFDRNEVLNRLKLPVFVKPNQGGSSLGISKVSKAEELEASVEKAYRENSAILIEEFLDGREFTCGVICGKENYQALAVTEITTEREFFDYEAKYSLDQTKEITPAQLPKDLYETCRSTSEDIARSFECKGVIRIDYKLVEGVFHVIEINTVPGMTETSLVPQQAAAIGIGKAELIDLMIESASNQ
- a CDS encoding lysophospholipid acyltransferase family protein, whose product is MIHKIYYHSLRFVVRLAIKLFYRRIEIQGIENIPEEGPVLLAPNHQNAFIDALLPATLFPRTIHFLVRADVFKSNLARKFFNSIQMMPVYRQRDGVQNLAKNEETFRQCHEILRRGEVLLLFPEATHEGVRKLRPLSKGFTRILFGALQDGHEDLDIKVVPTGLNYSNYSDSQSRVLISYGKPISVQDYKAQIAENEARAMNALREKVFEELAEEIIHIEGKNAMKAFDVELERILPFYADSRTGYSSRKSGNPFYKSREAALQQTAADSSYFRRIFIYDSEMGKRKLQAPFFYINRRDAGYWVIQNIFLLIALPLFLLSWVLHAPSYFTVKALLGKYVKDRQFHSSIKLVGMLILFPLFGLIFSIVFGICYGKPLLVIPSVLLFFPLSVFIIRELRLPYRYCLTFWRMTFIRWKNKDLYRYLNRIEEDILENIDSHENHFRNKQSQ